A DNA window from Camelina sativa cultivar DH55 chromosome 17, Cs, whole genome shotgun sequence contains the following coding sequences:
- the LOC104755579 gene encoding uncharacterized protein LOC104755579, protein MWWMMGEAGGHYCSKKTDDICGGVCSQEPGRFFSFSRLCCALRGVDMRTYIFLLVIVPTCVLAGYVHGQKISYFLRPLWESPPKPFHDIPHYYHENASMETLCKLHGWGVREYPRRVYDAVLFSNELDILAVRWRELFPYITQFVLLESNTTFTGLPKPLVFAAHRDEFKFIESRLTYGTVGGRFVKGQNPFYEEAYQRVALDQLLRIAGITDDDLLLMSDVDEIPSRHTINLLRWCDEVPKILHLRLKNYLYSFEFLVDNKSWRASVHRYETGKTRYAHYRQSDEILADAGWHCSFCFRRISEFIFKMKAYSHNDRVRFGHFLNPKRVQRVICKGADLFDMLPEEYTFKEIIGKMGPIPHSFSAVHLPSYLLENADKYRFLLPGNCIRESE, encoded by the exons ATGTGGTGGATGATGGGAGAAGCTGGTGGTCATTACTGTTCTAAGAAGACTGATGATATCTGCGGCGGTGTTTGTAGTcag GAACCTGGAAGATTCTTCAGCTTTTCTAGACTTTGTTGTGCTCTCCGTGGGGTGGACATGAGGActtatatctttcttttagTGATTGTACCTACATGTGTACTAGCTGGTTATGTCCACGGTCAGAAGATTTCTTACTTTCTCCGGCCATTGTGGGAATCACCACCTAAACCTTTTCATGACATTCCTCATTACTACCACGAGAACGCTTCTATGGAGACTCTTTGTAAACTCCATGGCTGGGGTGTAAGAGAATACCCTAGACGAGTTTACGATGCGGTTTTGTTCAGTAACGAGCTTGATATCCTCGCTGTTCGTTGGAGAGAGTTGTTTCCTTACATCACTCAGTTTGTTCTCCTCGAATCAAACACCACATTCACTGGCTTGCCGAAGCCTCTTGTCTTTGCTGCACACCGAGACGAGTTCAAGTTTATCGAGTCACGTTTGACTTATGGTACTGTTGGTGGAAGGTTTGTCAAAGGTCAGAATCCGTTTTATGAAGAGGCGTATCAGCGTGTAGCTTTAGACCAGCTTCTGAGAATCGCTGGGATTACTGATGATGACTTGTTGTTGATGTCTGATGTTGATGAGATTCCAAGTAGACACACCATAAACCTTTTGAGATGGTGTGATGAGGTCCCCAAGATTCTTCATCTGCGGCTCAAGAACTATCTTTATTCTTTTGAGTTCTTAGTTGATAACAAGAGCTGGAGAGCTTCTGTCCATAGATATGAAACTGGTAAAACACGGTATGCTCATTATCGACAGTCTGATGAGATCTTGGCGGATGCAGGATGGCATTGTAGCTTTTGCTTTCGACGGATCAGTGAGTTTATATTCAAGATGAAAGCTTATAGCCATAATGATAGAGTGAGgtttggtcatttcttgaatcCTAAGAGAGTTCAAAGAGTTATATGCAAAGGAGCTGATCTGTTCGATATGCTCCCTGAAGAGTATACCTTCAAGGAGATTATAGGGAAAATGGGTCCAATACCGCATTCTTTCTCAGCCGTTCATCTTCCTTCGTATCTCCTTGAAAACGCAGATAAGTACAGATTCCTCTTGCCGGGAAATTGCATACGAGAAAGCGAATGA
- the LOC104755581 gene encoding uncharacterized protein LOC104755581 isoform X2, with the protein MSFVCSSNGKKTSDGMRLIIATFVGIVIGFFVGISFPTLSLTKLNFPSSILPSVDIAYVEDETPETSSETLLHTWSSRSPLHGDNSSDAPQWKIWVPSNPRGAEMLTPGIVASESDYYLRRLWGLPEEDVPVKPKYLIAFTVGFGQKVNVDACVKKFSEEDFTIVLFHYDGRTTEWDEFEWSTRAIHVSVPKQTKWWYAKRFLHPDIVAPYDYVFIWDEDLGLENFDVQEYIRLIKKHGLEISQPAVESKKKITWEITKRKTKGEVHKDAKEKPGRCNDPHLPPCAAFIEIMAPVFSRDAWRCVWHMIQNDLVHGWGLDFALRKCVEPAHEKIGVVDSQWIIHQSLPSLGSQGEAHDGKAGWQGVRDRCKREWTMFQSRMASSEKKYLKELANSTIH; encoded by the exons ATGTCATTTGTTTGCAGTTCGAATGGTAAAAAGACAAGTGATGGGATGAGACTCATTATAGCTACATTCGTAGGAATAGTTATTGGTTTCTTCGTTGGGATATCGTTCCCTACATTATCACTAACAAAA CTGAATTTTCCCTCTAGCATTCTTCCCTCTGTTGACATTGCTTACGTAGAAGATGAGACACCAGAAACATCAAGTGAAACACTTTTGCATACATGGTCATCTAGGAGTCCGTTACATGGGGATAATTCCAGTGATGCACCGCAGTGGAAG ATTTGGGTTCCATCGAACCCCCGAGGTGCAGAAATGTTGACTCCTGGAATCGTTGCATCTGAATCAGATTATTACTTACGCAGGCTTTGGGGATTACCTGAGGAG GATGTTCCTGTGAAGCCAAAGTATCTCATTGCATTTACTGTTGGTTTTGGTCAGAAAGTAAACGTTGATGCTTGTGTTAAGAAG TTTTCAGAAGAAGATTTCACAATTGTTCTGTTCCACTACGATGGACGAACCACAGAATGGGATGAATTCGAATGGTCCACACGCGCAATACACGTGAGCGTGCCAAAGCAAACCAAATG GTGGTATGCTAAAAGGTTTCTGCATCCTGACATCGTGGCACCTTATGACTATGTATTCATCTGGGATGAAGACCTCGGCCTTGAAAACTTTGATGTACAAGA GTACATCAGGCTTATAAAGAAACACGGTCTAGAGATATCGCAGCCTGCTGTGGAgtctaaaaaaaagattacatgggagataacaaagagaaaaactaAAGGAGAAGTTCACAA AGATGCAAAGGAGAAACCAGGTCGATGCAACGACCCTCACTTGCCTCCCTGTGCAGC GTTTATAGAGATCATGGCTCCAGTATTCTCAAGAGATGCCTGGCGTTGCGTGTGGCATATGATCCAGAACGACTTGGTTCACGGTTGGGGTCTTGATTTCGCACTCCGTAAATGTGTTGAG CCTGCACATGAGAAGATAGGAGTTGTGGATTCTCAATGGATTATTCATCAATCGCTTCCTTCTTTAGGCAGCCAGGGAGAGGCCCACGACGGTAAAGCAGGGTGGCAAGGG GTGAGAGACAGATGTAAACGGGAATGGACTATGTTCCAAAGCCGAATGGCGAGTTCGGAGAAGAAGTATCTCAAGGAATTAGCAAACTCAACGATTCATTAG
- the LOC104755581 gene encoding uncharacterized protein LOC104755581 isoform X1, translating to MANRTDNSSRCSNGKKTSDGMRLIIATFVGIVIGFFVGISFPTLSLTKLNFPSSILPSVDIAYVEDETPETSSETLLHTWSSRSPLHGDNSSDAPQWKIWVPSNPRGAEMLTPGIVASESDYYLRRLWGLPEEDVPVKPKYLIAFTVGFGQKVNVDACVKKFSEEDFTIVLFHYDGRTTEWDEFEWSTRAIHVSVPKQTKWWYAKRFLHPDIVAPYDYVFIWDEDLGLENFDVQEYIRLIKKHGLEISQPAVESKKKITWEITKRKTKGEVHKDAKEKPGRCNDPHLPPCAAFIEIMAPVFSRDAWRCVWHMIQNDLVHGWGLDFALRKCVEPAHEKIGVVDSQWIIHQSLPSLGSQGEAHDGKAGWQGVRDRCKREWTMFQSRMASSEKKYLKELANSTIH from the exons ATGGCTAATCGAACAGACAACTCTAGTCGCTG TTCGAATGGTAAAAAGACAAGTGATGGGATGAGACTCATTATAGCTACATTCGTAGGAATAGTTATTGGTTTCTTCGTTGGGATATCGTTCCCTACATTATCACTAACAAAA CTGAATTTTCCCTCTAGCATTCTTCCCTCTGTTGACATTGCTTACGTAGAAGATGAGACACCAGAAACATCAAGTGAAACACTTTTGCATACATGGTCATCTAGGAGTCCGTTACATGGGGATAATTCCAGTGATGCACCGCAGTGGAAG ATTTGGGTTCCATCGAACCCCCGAGGTGCAGAAATGTTGACTCCTGGAATCGTTGCATCTGAATCAGATTATTACTTACGCAGGCTTTGGGGATTACCTGAGGAG GATGTTCCTGTGAAGCCAAAGTATCTCATTGCATTTACTGTTGGTTTTGGTCAGAAAGTAAACGTTGATGCTTGTGTTAAGAAG TTTTCAGAAGAAGATTTCACAATTGTTCTGTTCCACTACGATGGACGAACCACAGAATGGGATGAATTCGAATGGTCCACACGCGCAATACACGTGAGCGTGCCAAAGCAAACCAAATG GTGGTATGCTAAAAGGTTTCTGCATCCTGACATCGTGGCACCTTATGACTATGTATTCATCTGGGATGAAGACCTCGGCCTTGAAAACTTTGATGTACAAGA GTACATCAGGCTTATAAAGAAACACGGTCTAGAGATATCGCAGCCTGCTGTGGAgtctaaaaaaaagattacatgggagataacaaagagaaaaactaAAGGAGAAGTTCACAA AGATGCAAAGGAGAAACCAGGTCGATGCAACGACCCTCACTTGCCTCCCTGTGCAGC GTTTATAGAGATCATGGCTCCAGTATTCTCAAGAGATGCCTGGCGTTGCGTGTGGCATATGATCCAGAACGACTTGGTTCACGGTTGGGGTCTTGATTTCGCACTCCGTAAATGTGTTGAG CCTGCACATGAGAAGATAGGAGTTGTGGATTCTCAATGGATTATTCATCAATCGCTTCCTTCTTTAGGCAGCCAGGGAGAGGCCCACGACGGTAAAGCAGGGTGGCAAGGG GTGAGAGACAGATGTAAACGGGAATGGACTATGTTCCAAAGCCGAATGGCGAGTTCGGAGAAGAAGTATCTCAAGGAATTAGCAAACTCAACGATTCATTAG
- the LOC104755581 gene encoding uncharacterized protein LOC104755581 isoform X3, producing the protein MRLIIATFVGIVIGFFVGISFPTLSLTKLNFPSSILPSVDIAYVEDETPETSSETLLHTWSSRSPLHGDNSSDAPQWKIWVPSNPRGAEMLTPGIVASESDYYLRRLWGLPEEDVPVKPKYLIAFTVGFGQKVNVDACVKKFSEEDFTIVLFHYDGRTTEWDEFEWSTRAIHVSVPKQTKWWYAKRFLHPDIVAPYDYVFIWDEDLGLENFDVQEYIRLIKKHGLEISQPAVESKKKITWEITKRKTKGEVHKDAKEKPGRCNDPHLPPCAAFIEIMAPVFSRDAWRCVWHMIQNDLVHGWGLDFALRKCVEPAHEKIGVVDSQWIIHQSLPSLGSQGEAHDGKAGWQGVRDRCKREWTMFQSRMASSEKKYLKELANSTIH; encoded by the exons ATGAGACTCATTATAGCTACATTCGTAGGAATAGTTATTGGTTTCTTCGTTGGGATATCGTTCCCTACATTATCACTAACAAAA CTGAATTTTCCCTCTAGCATTCTTCCCTCTGTTGACATTGCTTACGTAGAAGATGAGACACCAGAAACATCAAGTGAAACACTTTTGCATACATGGTCATCTAGGAGTCCGTTACATGGGGATAATTCCAGTGATGCACCGCAGTGGAAG ATTTGGGTTCCATCGAACCCCCGAGGTGCAGAAATGTTGACTCCTGGAATCGTTGCATCTGAATCAGATTATTACTTACGCAGGCTTTGGGGATTACCTGAGGAG GATGTTCCTGTGAAGCCAAAGTATCTCATTGCATTTACTGTTGGTTTTGGTCAGAAAGTAAACGTTGATGCTTGTGTTAAGAAG TTTTCAGAAGAAGATTTCACAATTGTTCTGTTCCACTACGATGGACGAACCACAGAATGGGATGAATTCGAATGGTCCACACGCGCAATACACGTGAGCGTGCCAAAGCAAACCAAATG GTGGTATGCTAAAAGGTTTCTGCATCCTGACATCGTGGCACCTTATGACTATGTATTCATCTGGGATGAAGACCTCGGCCTTGAAAACTTTGATGTACAAGA GTACATCAGGCTTATAAAGAAACACGGTCTAGAGATATCGCAGCCTGCTGTGGAgtctaaaaaaaagattacatgggagataacaaagagaaaaactaAAGGAGAAGTTCACAA AGATGCAAAGGAGAAACCAGGTCGATGCAACGACCCTCACTTGCCTCCCTGTGCAGC GTTTATAGAGATCATGGCTCCAGTATTCTCAAGAGATGCCTGGCGTTGCGTGTGGCATATGATCCAGAACGACTTGGTTCACGGTTGGGGTCTTGATTTCGCACTCCGTAAATGTGTTGAG CCTGCACATGAGAAGATAGGAGTTGTGGATTCTCAATGGATTATTCATCAATCGCTTCCTTCTTTAGGCAGCCAGGGAGAGGCCCACGACGGTAAAGCAGGGTGGCAAGGG GTGAGAGACAGATGTAAACGGGAATGGACTATGTTCCAAAGCCGAATGGCGAGTTCGGAGAAGAAGTATCTCAAGGAATTAGCAAACTCAACGATTCATTAG
- the LOC104759199 gene encoding eukaryotic translation initiation factor 4B2-like, with protein MSKPWGGIGAWADEAERADEEQAAEATATATAADSQSFPSLKEAATAKSSKKKKKMTLSEFTNGPSYTAPSSAGLTREQMLQLPTGPRQRSEDEMQPGRLGGGFSSYGGGRSSGPPGRMSRDRDDSDGSWGGGRRSYGGFDDDQRGSNSRVSDFPQVSRADEDDDWGKGKKSLPSFDQGRQGGRYGGLGGAGGGAGSYGGGGGGGGSYGGGGGSGGSYGGGGQEERRRLVLEPRKVESGVTETEGETETAVKTSKPSPFGAARPREQVLAEKGLDWKKIDSEIEAKKGQTSRPSSAQSSRPSSAQSNRSESTALNSVENVVKPRPKVNPFGDAKPREVLLEEQGKDWRKMDSELEHRRVDRPETEEERMLKEEIEELRKKLEKEAAIAPESKESQPEAENNNHNLPDLIREKEKDLDLLIRELDDKVRFRPRAVERPGSSASRTSYSERPHSRAGSIDESRNADSMERPRSRGTGDNWPRQVDDRRNFQGSKERGFFSNRNFDRSSSSPRQGW; from the exons ATGTCGAAACCTTGGGGTGGAATCGGTGCGTGGGCCGATGAGGCTGAGCGTGCCGATGAAGAGCAAGCTGCTGAAGCTACAGCTACAGCTACGGCGGCGGATTCACAGAGCTTCCCGAGTCTGAAAGAGGCTGCAACTGCTAAGTcttctaagaagaagaagaagatgactctATCGGAGTTCACAAACGGACCATCATACACTGCACCGAGCTCTGCTGGATTGACGAGGGAACAGATGCTTCAGCTTCCCACTGGTCCAAGACAACGCTCTGAGGATGAAATGCAACCTGGTCGTCTCGGTGGTGGATTCTCTAGTTACGGTGGAGGTAGGTCTAGTGGACCTCCGGGAAGAATGTCACGAGATCGAGATGATTCTGATGGGTCTTGGGGCGGTGGTAGGAGATCTTATGGCGGATTTGACGATGATCAGAGGGGATCTAATTCTAGGGTTTCTGATTTCCCACAAGTTTCTAGGgctgatgaggatgatgattggGGTAAAGGAAAGAAATCGCTTCCTTCCTTTGATCAAGGACGTCAAGGTGGTCGTTATGGTGGTCTCGGAGGCGCAGGCGGTGGCGCTGGCAGTTAtggtggcggtggcggtggcggtggcaGCTATGGTGGCGGAGGTGGTAGCGGTGGCAgttatggtggtggagg TCAGGAGGAGCGTCGTCGTCTTGTTTTGGAGCCACGTAAAGTTGAATCAGGAGTGACTGAAACTGAAGGTGAAACTGAAACAGCTGTGAAGACTAGTAAGCCGAGTCCATTTGGCGCAGCCAGACCAAGAGAGCAAGTTTTGGCGGAGAAAGGATTGGACTGGAAGAAAATTGACTCAGAGATTGAGGCTAAGAAGGGACAAACGAGCAGACCATCTAGCGCACAATCTAGTAGACCATCAAGTGCTCAGTCTAACAGGTCTGAGAGTACAGCACTGAACAGTGTGGAGAATGTGGTGAAACCGAGACCAAAGGTGAATCCTTTTGGCGATGCAAAGCCTCGGGAAGTATTGCTCGAGGAACAAGGGAAAGATTGGCGCAAGATGGATTCTGAACTCGAGCATCGCAGGGTTGACAG GcctgaaacagaagaagagagaatgttgaaggaagagattgaagaattaAGGAAGAAACTCGAGAAGGAAGCAGCCATCGCACCTGAGAGCAAGGAATCTCAACCAGAAGCCGAAAATAACAACCATAATCTACCGGATCTTATACGTGAGAAAGAAAAGGACCTGGACTTACTGATCCGTGAGTTGGACGACAAAGTCAGGTTTAGGCCAAGAGCAGTCGAGAGACCTGGATCCAGTGCAAGCAGAACTTCCTATTCAGAAAGACCTCACTCACGGGCTGGATCAATTGATGAGTCTAGGAATGCCGATTCCATGGAAAGACCTCGATCACGTGGCACAGGTGATAATTGGCCAAGACAAGTAGATGATCGAAGAAACTTCCAAGGAAGCAAGGAACGTGGATTCTTCAGCAACAGAAACTTTGACAG GTCATCGTCATCACCAAGGCAAGGATGGTAA
- the LOC104755582 gene encoding coilin-like, whose protein sequence is MEEEKLRVRLVFEDRRILSKYQKKQGLTRSWVVLNRKCHRTVSEFSDHIIHTFNLFEACPHGLTLSMEGFVLPPFESSCVLKDKDIVCVKKKKESLLEIVGEDSEENDYNAIEVEERPQILPGEMLLANEEFEKETGGYESESEEDELEEIAEEFVPEKKTSKKRKASSKSLSSKRKKCKLATTEESPKKREDAAIVSNVVKKKKKRSLDVQTAENDEQNVSNTKPITSSKRSSQQEEGKEPNDLCQLSAETKKTPSRSARRKKAKRQWLREKTKLEKEELQQKQLVVAPSQKPVITIDHHVAEENHFEALEHQQPDELGDGVGDEVVPVEVRPGHIRFKPLAGDDEAPVENEPPAENFLWNGNMAKKKGQKWGTEKTRFSKRYAQDFNEETPYQTQPAEAETFAKGPIDYEQLVAYTGSVEKGDIIAYRLLELTSSWTPEVSSFRVGKISYYDPDSKKVTLMPVQEFPIEKKTEEDDDFSMQPDTSLYREDGSLEIEFSALLDVRSVKTSSSGSAEVAKSAPPEPDQSATKQKLSASKVQTPVKENGKVVNPWEELSEALSAKKAELSEANNGWNKKGSSSTGGSWSYKALRGSAMGPVMNYLRSQNEI, encoded by the exons ATGGAGGAAGAGAAGTTGAGGGTTCGTCTTGTGTTTGAGGACCGAAGGATTCTGAGTAAGTATCAGAAGAAACAAGGTCTAACACGGAGCTGGGTTGTTCTGAATCGTAAATGTCACCGTACTGTTTCAGAGTTTTCTGATCATATCATTCATACATTCAACCTCTTTGAAGCTTGTCCTCATGGCCTCACTCTATCT ATGGAAGGTTTCGTTTTGCCACCGTTCGAGTCGAGCTGTGTATTGAAGGATAAAGATATCGTTTG tgttaagaagaagaaagaatcgtTGTTGGAGATTGTTGGGGAAGACAGTGAGGAGAATGATTATAACGCGATTGAGGTTGAGGAGAGGCCTCAGATTCTTCCTGGTGAAATGCTTCTTGCTAATGAGGAATTCGAGAAGGAAACTGGAGGATATGAAAGTGAGTCTGAGGAAGATGAGCTTGAAGAGATAGCGGAAGAGTTTGTGCCGGAGAAGAAGACTTCCAAGAAACGTAAAGCTTCGAGCAAAAGCCTAAGCTCCAA GAGGAAAAAGTGTAAGTTAGCTACTACTGAAGAATCTCCCAAGAAAAGAGAAGACGCAGCTATTGTAAGCAatgttgtgaagaagaagaagaagaggtcattGGATGTACAGACAGCTGAAAACGATGAACAGAATGTCAGTAACACCAAGCCTATTACCAGTTCAAAGAG GTCATCGCAACAAGAAGAGGGCAAAGAGCCTAACGACCTGTGCCAACTATCTGCTGAGACTAAAAAG acaCCTAGCAGAAGTGCTCGGCGTAAAAAGGCTAAACGGCAATGGTtgagagagaagacaaaactAGAAAAGGAAGAG CTTCAACAGAAGCAGTTGGTTGTAGCACCTAGCCAAAAACCAGTCATCACTATAGATCACCACGTAGCTGAGGAAAATCACTTTGAAGCTCTTGAACATCAACAACCAGATGAGCTTGGTGATGGTGTCGGGGATGAAGTGGTTCCTGTGGAAGTGAGACCAGGCCACATTCGCTTCAAGCCGCTCG CTGGAGATGATGAAGCTCCCGTTGAAAATGAACCTCCTGCG GAAAACTTCTTGTGGAATGGAAACATGGCGAAGAAGAAAGGACAAAAATGGGGCACAGAGAAGACAAGATTTTCCAAACGATATGCTCAGGATTTCAATGAAGAAACTCCTTATCAGACACAACCCGCGGAAGCTGAAACATTTGCAAAGGGTCCGATCGATTATGAACAACTTGTGGCTTACACTGGCTCAGTAGAG AAAGGAGATATTATTGCATACCGTCTCCTTGAGCTTACATCATCTTGGACGCCTGAAGTTTCCTCTTTTCGG GTTGGGAAGATAAGCTATTATGATCCAGACTCTAAGAAGGTAACTTTGATGCCTGTTCAAGAATTTCCAATCGAGAAAAAGACAGAAGAGGACGATGATTTCTCAATGCAACCTGATACATCTCTTTATAGAGAAGACGGATCCTTGGAG ATAGAATTTTCTGCTCTGCTCGATGTCCGCAGTGTCAAAACAAGCAGCTCAGGTTCCGCAGAAGTCGCCAAGTCAGCACCGCCCGAGCCTGACCAGTCAGCTACAAAGCAAAAGCTAAGCGCAAGCAAAGTGCAAACCCCTGTAAAAG AAAATGGAAAAGTAGTGAACCCCTGGGAAGAATTAAGTGAAGCTTTAAGTGCAAAGAAAGCAGAATTGTCTGAGGCCAACAATGGCTGGAACAAGAAAGGGAGTTCATCAACTGGAGGCTCATGGTCTTACAAGGCACTGCGAGGCAGTGCTATGGGTCCTGTAATGAATTACCTAAGATCTCAGAATGAGATTTGA